The window CGGCCGCCGCGTTCTGCGCCACCCCGAGGATGTCGCCGGTCGACGGCTTGATCACCACGATCATCGCCTTGCGGCCCTGGGTGTCGACGGCGTGCTGAGCGGCGTTCTGCACCGATCGGTCCAGGGTGATCGAGACCGACGGAGCCGGTTGGCCCGGCACCTCATTGAGGACGTCGACGTCGGCGCCGTTCTGGTTGACGCTGACCACGCGCCAGCCGGCCTCGCCGTCGAGCTGGTCGATCACCGACTTCTTGACCTCGTTGATGATGGCCGGGGCGAAGTTGTCGTCGGTGGGCAGCAGGTCGGCCTGCGGGGTGACCACGACGCCGGGCAGCCCGTCGAGCACCGGACCCACCTTGTCGTGATCGGACGGGCGAAGGGTGATCAGCTCCAGCGCGTTGCTCGACGAGCTGGCCTGCTCGGCGAGCCGCTGCGGGTCGAGCGTGTTGTCGAACTGGCGCAGTTGATCGGCCACCACCCGCGCGGTCGACATCAGCTCGGAGCCGGCCTTGGCGGCGTCGAGCTGATAGCGGTAGAGGTTGCCGGGCACCAGCACGTCGGACCCGCCGAGCTCGTTGACCGAAGCGCGCCGAGGCGGATCGGCCCGCAGCGCGAACTTCTGGTGCTCGCCGAGCTTCGGGTGCAGGTCACTGGCGACCCAGCGGACCTGCCAGGCGCCCTCGTCCCGGATCATCTGCAGCACACCGTCGTAGGTCCATGTCCGCTTCTTCGGCAGCTGCCAGGTGAGGCGGTAGTTCACGCTGCCGGTGTCCTCGGTGAAGCGGGAGCCGAGGATCTGGGCATCGAGGTGGGTGGCCTGCAACCCGGCCCAGGCCTCGTTGAGCGCGGCCTGGGCGTCGGCGGGACGGTCGGACAGCTGTGCGGCCGCCGACGTGTCTCCCTTGGCCAGGTCCGCCAGGAACTGCTGGGCGGCGGGTGCCGGGCCGTCGGGCCGGGGCGTGCACGCCGAGAGGGTGGCGGAGGCCGCGATCACCGAGACGATCGACACCACGCCTGTGACTCGTGTTGCTAGTGAGGTGCAAGTAGCCATTGGGGCTGATGTTATGAGTTCGTGATAGCTATTCGGCGGAGGCGCACCGACGCCCGGCCGACGAACGTCATTCGATGACAGGCGCGCCAGCGCTCTCAATCGAGCAGGACGGTGGCGAACGTGCCGACCTCGGCGAATCCGACCCGGGCGTAGGCCGCCCGCGCGACGGTGTTGAAGCTGTTGACGTACAGGCTGGCGATGCGGCCGCTGTTCACAACGGCCGCGGCAACCGCCGCCGTCCCGGCCGTCCCGATCCCGTGACCGCGCCATTCCGGGTGCACCCAGACGCCCTGGATCTGGCCGACGACCGGGGACTGGGACCCCACCTCGGCCTTGAACACCACCTGCCCGTGCTCGAAGCGGGCGTAGGCCCGCCCGGCGGCGATGAGGCTGGCCACCCGCCGCCGGTACCCGCGGCCGCCGTCGCCGAAACGCGGGTCGATCCCCACCTCACCGATGAACATGTCGATCGCGGCGACCAGGTACGCGTCGAGTTCGTCGACCCGCACCCGGCGCACCGCGGGGTCGATCGGACTGGCCGGTGGCGCTCCGATGGCCATCAGCGGCTGACGGTCACGCACGTCACGAGCCGGTCCCCACGCGTGCTGCAGCCGGTCCCACAACGGCAGCACCATCTCGGCCCGGCCGACCAGTGAGGAACACCGCCGCGCGGTACTCATCGCCTTGTCCGCGAACGCAATCAGGTCACTCTGCGTGCCGCGCAACGGAATCAGGTTGGCGCCGGCGTAGCACAACGACTCCTCGACACGGCGCCGAGTCCACAGCTCTCCCCCGATCGCCTGGGGCTCGACCCCGTGGTCGGCGACACGGGCGGCCACCATGCAGGAGCCGACCGGATCGTCGGCGAGCACCCGCCCCACGGCCGCGGCGTCGCGCACCACTGATACCCGTCGTTCGTCGACCAGGCGGAACAGTGGCGGAGCCGACATTGGCGTTACTTTCTGCGGGGGCGAGCCGCCGGGGAGTTACCGCCTCAGCTTACGGTCACCTCAGGAGAACCGCTGGCAGATGCATCCGCGCCGCGCATGTTTTCGGCGAGTCGCATGGCCTCTTCGATCAGCGTCTCGACGATCAGGGCCTCCGGAACGGTCTTGATCACCTCGCCCTTGACGAAGATCTGACCCTTGCCGTTGCCGGAGGCCACCCCGAGGTCGGCTTCACGCGCCTCGCCCGGACCGTTGACGACGCAGCCCATCACCGCGACGCGCAGCGGCACGTCGAGGCCGTCCAGACCGGCCGACACCTCGTTGGCCAAGGTGTAGACGTCGACCTGGGCGCGCCCGCACGACGGGCAGGACACGATCTCCAACCCGCGGGGCCGCAGGTTCAGCGACTCCAGGATCTGGGTGCCGACCTTGACCTCTTCGACCGGCGGCGCCGACAGCGACACCCGGATGGTGTCGCCGATGCCGCGAGACAGCAGCGCGCCGAATGCGACGGCGGACTTGATCGTGCCCTGGAACGCCGGGCCGGCCTCGGTGACCCCGAGATGCAAAGGGTAGTCACACTTTTCGGCCAGCATCTCGTAGGCGGCCACCATCACGACCGGGTCGTTGTGCTTGACGCTGATCTTGATGTTGCCGAAGCCGTGCTCCTCGAACAGCGAGGCCTCCCACAGCGCGGACTCGACCAGAGCCTCGGGGGTGGCCTTTCCGTACTTGTCCATGAAGCGGTTGTCCAGCGAGCCGGCGTTGACGCCGATGCGGATCGGGATGCCCGCCGCGCCGGCGGCTTTGGCGACCTCGGCCACCCGGCCGTCGAACTCCTTGATGTTGCCGGGGTTCACCCGCACCGCCGCGCACCCGGCGTCGATCGCGGCGAAGATGTACTTCGGCTGGAAGTGGATGTCGGCGATCACCGGGATGTTGCTGTGCTTGGCGATTTCGGCCAGCGCGTCGGCATCCTCCTGGCGCGGACACGCCACCCGCACGATGTCGCAGCCCGCGGCGGTCAGCTGGGCGATCTGCTGCAGCGTGGCGTTCACGTCGTGGGTCTTGGTGGTGCACATCGACTGCACCGAGATCGGATAGTCGCTGCCCACGCCGACATCGCGCACCATCAGCTGGCGGGTCTTGCGCCGCGGCGCCAGGGTGGGCGCGGGAGGGGCGGGCATGCCCAGGCCGATGGACATTGACTCTCCTACTGGAACAACCGGATCGGATTGACCAGGTCGGCGGTCACGGTCAACAGCATATAGCCGACCACCACGACCAGGATGACGTAGGTGGCGGGCATCAGCTTCATGTAGTTCACCGGGGCGGCGGCGACCATGCCGCGAGCTGACCGGATCATGTTGCGAATCTTCTCGAACACCGCGATGGCGATGTGGCCGCCGTCGAACGGCAACAGCGGCACCAGGTTGATCGCGCCGAGCACGAAGTTGAGCTGGGCCAGGAAGAACCAGAAGGCGACCCACAGCCCGTGGTCGACGGTGTCGCCGCCGATGATGCTGGCCCCGACCACGCTGATGGGCGTTTCGGGGTCACGTTCGCCGCCGCCGATCGCGTGCACCAGCGCCCCGACCTTCGTCGGGATGGAGATCAGCGACTTGCCGAGTTCGACGGCCAGGTCGCCGGTGAAGGTGAAGGTGGCCGGAATCGCGGTCAACGGGTTGTACTGCGTCGGGCCGAAGGTGGCGGCCCCGACGCCGATGGCACCCACCGTGGCCGGGGCGCTCTCCTTGCTGCCGTCCTTCTTGGCCACCCAACGCTGGGTGGGCGTGACGTCGACGACGATGGCCATCGCCACGGTCGTGCCGTTCTGGTTGCGTTCGATGACGAACGGCGTGGGGCCGGAGGCCTTCTGCACCGCGGCCACCATCTCGCCGAAGTTCTTGACGTCGGTGCCGCCCACCTTGACCACGGCGTCACCGGCCTGGATCCCGGCCATCGCCGCGGGTCCGGCACCGGTGCAGTCACCGAGCTTGCCCTTGGCGACTTCGGCCTTCACACAACCGGTTTCACCGACGATGGCCTTGGTGGGCGGGTGCAGGTTGGGCAGGCCCCACGCCACGGCGATCCCGTAGATGAGGACCAGGCCGATGATGAAGTTCACGCCGGGGCCGGCGAACAGCACCGCGACGCGTTTCCAGGTCTTCTGCTTGTACATCGCGTAGGGCTCTTCGTCGGGCTTGAGCTCCTCGATGGAGGTCATGCCGGCGATGTCGCAGAAGCCACCGGCCGGGACGGCCTTGAGACCGTATTCGGTGTAGCCGAGCTTGTTGGGCCGAAGCGTCGACCACACGGTGGGCCCGAAGCCCACGAAGTAGCGGCGGACCTTCATCCCGGTGGCCCGGGCCACCCACATGTGCCCGCATTCGTGCAGGGCCACCGAGACGAGAATGGCCAGCGCGAACAGCACGACGCCGATAACGAACATCATCGGATTGACGCGACCTCCTGTGTGACGGCGGCGCGGGCGCGTTGCCGAGCCCAACGCTGCGCGTCAAGTACTTCTTCCACGGTAACCGGTTCTGCCGTCCACTGGTCGGCGGCGTGCAGGACGTCGGCGATTGTTCGCACAATGGCCGGGAACCGGATCCGGCCGCTCAGGAACGCCTCGGCGGCCTCCTCGTTGGCGGCGTTGTAAACCGCGGTCAGGCAGCCACCGGTCTGTCCGGCGTGGCGGGCCAGGTCGACGGCCGGGAAGACCGCGGCGTCGAGAGGCTCGAACTCCCAGGTCGAGGCGGTGCTGAAGTCGAAGGCGGCCGCCGCGCCGGCGACCCGGTCCGGCCAGCCCAGGGCCAGCGAGATGGGCAGCTTCATGTCCGGCGGGCTGGCCTGGGCGATGGTCGATCCGTCGGTGTAGGTCACCATGGAATGCACGATCGACTGGGGGTGTACGACGACGTCGATGCGGTCGTAGGGTACCCCGAACAGCAGGTGGGTCTCGATGAGCTCGAGACCCTTGTTGACCAGGGACGCCGAGTTCAGCGTGTTCATCGGCCCCATGTTCCAAGTGGGATGCGCCCCGGCCTGCTCGGGTGTGACGGACTCCAGGTCGGCGGCCGCCCAGCCGCGAAACGGGCCCCCGGAAGCGGTCAG is drawn from Candidatus Mycolicibacterium alkanivorans and contains these coding sequences:
- a CDS encoding penicillin-binding transpeptidase domain-containing protein, with amino-acid sequence MATCTSLATRVTGVVSIVSVIAASATLSACTPRPDGPAPAAQQFLADLAKGDTSAAAQLSDRPADAQAALNEAWAGLQATHLDAQILGSRFTEDTGSVNYRLTWQLPKKRTWTYDGVLQMIRDEGAWQVRWVASDLHPKLGEHQKFALRADPPRRASVNELGGSDVLVPGNLYRYQLDAAKAGSELMSTARVVADQLRQFDNTLDPQRLAEQASSSSNALELITLRPSDHDKVGPVLDGLPGVVVTPQADLLPTDDNFAPAIINEVKKSVIDQLDGEAGWRVVSVNQNGADVDVLNEVPGQPAPSVSITLDRSVQNAAQHAVDTQGRKAMIVVIKPSTGDILGVAQNAAADADGPAATTGLYPPGSTFKIVTAGAAIDRNMATPNTLLGCPGQIDIGDRTIPNYNKFDLGTVPMAKAFANSCNTTFAELASRMPPTALTVAASQYGIGPDYTIDGLTTVTGQVPPTVNLAERTEDGFGQGKVLVTPFGMALAAATVAAGKTPTPHLIAGAQTSEAGDHPPISPAMLDGLREMMRLVVTNGTAKDILGAGDVRGKTGEAEFQGGSHAWFTGYRGDLAFAALIVGGGSSEYAVRMVKMMFDELPADYLA
- a CDS encoding GNAT family N-acetyltransferase, yielding MSAPPLFRLVDERRVSVVRDAAAVGRVLADDPVGSCMVAARVADHGVEPQAIGGELWTRRRVEESLCYAGANLIPLRGTQSDLIAFADKAMSTARRCSSLVGRAEMVLPLWDRLQHAWGPARDVRDRQPLMAIGAPPASPIDPAVRRVRVDELDAYLVAAIDMFIGEVGIDPRFGDGGRGYRRRVASLIAAGRAYARFEHGQVVFKAEVGSQSPVVGQIQGVWVHPEWRGHGIGTAGTAAVAAAVVNSGRIASLYVNSFNTVARAAYARVGFAEVGTFATVLLD
- the ispG gene encoding flavodoxin-dependent (E)-4-hydroxy-3-methylbut-2-enyl-diphosphate synthase codes for the protein MSIGLGMPAPPAPTLAPRRKTRQLMVRDVGVGSDYPISVQSMCTTKTHDVNATLQQIAQLTAAGCDIVRVACPRQEDADALAEIAKHSNIPVIADIHFQPKYIFAAIDAGCAAVRVNPGNIKEFDGRVAEVAKAAGAAGIPIRIGVNAGSLDNRFMDKYGKATPEALVESALWEASLFEEHGFGNIKISVKHNDPVVMVAAYEMLAEKCDYPLHLGVTEAGPAFQGTIKSAVAFGALLSRGIGDTIRVSLSAPPVEEVKVGTQILESLNLRPRGLEIVSCPSCGRAQVDVYTLANEVSAGLDGLDVPLRVAVMGCVVNGPGEAREADLGVASGNGKGQIFVKGEVIKTVPEALIVETLIEEAMRLAENMRGADASASGSPEVTVS
- a CDS encoding M50 family metallopeptidase; protein product: MMFVIGVVLFALAILVSVALHECGHMWVARATGMKVRRYFVGFGPTVWSTLRPNKLGYTEYGLKAVPAGGFCDIAGMTSIEELKPDEEPYAMYKQKTWKRVAVLFAGPGVNFIIGLVLIYGIAVAWGLPNLHPPTKAIVGETGCVKAEVAKGKLGDCTGAGPAAMAGIQAGDAVVKVGGTDVKNFGEMVAAVQKASGPTPFVIERNQNGTTVAMAIVVDVTPTQRWVAKKDGSKESAPATVGAIGVGAATFGPTQYNPLTAIPATFTFTGDLAVELGKSLISIPTKVGALVHAIGGGERDPETPISVVGASIIGGDTVDHGLWVAFWFFLAQLNFVLGAINLVPLLPFDGGHIAIAVFEKIRNMIRSARGMVAAAPVNYMKLMPATYVILVVVVGYMLLTVTADLVNPIRLFQ
- the dxr gene encoding 1-deoxy-D-xylulose-5-phosphate reductoisomerase; protein product: MSPANRLRVLILGSTGSIGTQALDVIADNPDRFEVVGLAAGGGNPDLLARQCAETGVTNVAVADPAAAERVGDVTYCGPDAVTRLVENTEADVVLNALVGALGLEPTLAALASGARLALANKESLVAGGPLVLRAAQPGQIVPVDSEHSALAQCLRSGTAEEVAKLVLTASGGPFRGWAAADLESVTPEQAGAHPTWNMGPMNTLNSASLVNKGLELIETHLLFGVPYDRIDVVVHPQSIVHSMVTYTDGSTIAQASPPDMKLPISLALGWPDRVAGAAAAFDFSTASTWEFEPLDAAVFPAVDLARHAGQTGGCLTAVYNAANEEAAEAFLSGRIRFPAIVRTIADVLHAADQWTAEPVTVEEVLDAQRWARQRARAAVTQEVASIR